The following proteins are encoded in a genomic region of Sorangiineae bacterium MSr12523:
- a CDS encoding helix-turn-helix domain-containing protein, with translation MSGFTLRQLRERARKSQAEVARGARMHQSDVSALENRDLRTTRLETLERYARAVGGELEVVLVENGQRTPIRLDGSPRQGMAFGGLEGQCFVAEDFDAALDDFEGYT, from the coding sequence ATGTCCGGCTTTACACTGCGTCAGCTCCGCGAACGCGCTCGCAAGAGTCAGGCGGAGGTGGCCCGAGGCGCCCGCATGCACCAGTCCGACGTCTCGGCACTCGAGAATCGGGATTTGCGCACGACGCGACTCGAGACACTGGAAAGGTATGCGCGCGCGGTCGGCGGAGAGCTTGAAGTCGTCCTCGTCGAGAATGGTCAGCGCACCCCGATTCGGTTGGATGGATCCCCTCGACAAGGAATGGCTTTCGGAGGGCTCGAGGGCCAGTGTTTCGTAGCGGAAGACTTCGATGCCGCCCTCGACGACTTCGAGGGTTACACGTGA
- a CDS encoding ABC transporter permease: MGYPLSLAVRYMGAKKRAFVSVGTAFAMLGVTLGVAALAIVMSVTGGFKAQFREKVLGVNAHVLVMKGGDFREYRDVMAKVERIPGVVGVDPFVINQMMMTRGDRNATGVLLKGVDPALMPKVLDLPKHIVQGSLQGMRRQGATPPERRYILPGGKPARTTPEQDREPSESAPAELLPPRDLTPEGGYKSQLPDSDVLPEEFDPDPCKSPEQIARMPGVVIGKTLSKQLAAGIGECVTVTSPAVGIALGMSAPRPAMAKQFRVIAIFDAGFEQYDAKFVYTDLYEAQAFYDNGDSVNGLEMKVDDIERANAICKEIDALLANSVYRTMDWMDLNHGLFTALLIQQIGMSIVLGLIIVVAAFTVIATIIMVVLDKKKEIALLKAIGARDDAILRVFLYQGAIIGLVGTTLGLILGYAGCRALDAYQFPLDPKVYFISRIPVLIRPNEFIITGVFAMVICVVSTLFPALYAAHLRPADGLRAE; the protein is encoded by the coding sequence GTGGGTTATCCCCTTTCACTGGCCGTTCGCTACATGGGCGCGAAAAAGCGCGCCTTCGTCTCCGTGGGCACCGCCTTCGCCATGCTGGGGGTCACGCTCGGCGTGGCCGCCCTGGCCATCGTGATGAGCGTCACCGGTGGCTTCAAAGCGCAGTTTCGCGAGAAGGTTCTCGGCGTCAATGCCCACGTCCTCGTCATGAAGGGCGGCGACTTTCGCGAGTACCGCGATGTCATGGCCAAGGTGGAGCGCATTCCCGGCGTCGTCGGCGTCGACCCCTTCGTCATCAACCAGATGATGATGACCCGCGGCGATCGCAACGCCACGGGCGTGCTGCTCAAGGGCGTCGATCCCGCGCTGATGCCCAAGGTGCTCGACCTGCCCAAGCACATCGTCCAGGGCAGTCTTCAAGGAATGCGCCGGCAGGGTGCCACCCCACCCGAACGGAGGTACATCCTGCCGGGAGGGAAACCGGCTCGAACGACGCCCGAGCAAGACAGAGAGCCGTCGGAATCCGCACCCGCCGAACTTCTTCCACCGCGGGATCTCACCCCCGAGGGCGGCTACAAGAGCCAACTCCCCGACTCCGACGTGCTGCCCGAGGAGTTCGACCCCGATCCCTGCAAGAGCCCCGAGCAAATCGCCCGCATGCCCGGCGTGGTCATCGGAAAGACGCTGTCCAAGCAGCTCGCCGCGGGCATCGGCGAGTGCGTCACCGTCACCTCGCCGGCGGTGGGCATCGCCCTGGGCATGTCCGCGCCGCGGCCTGCCATGGCCAAACAATTCCGCGTCATCGCCATTTTCGACGCGGGCTTCGAACAGTACGACGCCAAATTCGTCTACACGGATCTTTACGAGGCCCAGGCCTTCTACGACAACGGCGACAGCGTGAACGGCCTCGAGATGAAGGTCGACGACATCGAGCGCGCCAACGCGATCTGCAAGGAGATCGACGCGCTGCTCGCCAACAGCGTCTACCGCACCATGGACTGGATGGATCTCAACCACGGTCTCTTCACCGCGCTGCTCATTCAGCAGATCGGCATGAGCATCGTGCTGGGCCTCATCATCGTGGTCGCGGCCTTCACGGTCATCGCGACCATCATCATGGTGGTGCTGGACAAGAAAAAAGAGATCGCACTGCTCAAAGCCATTGGCGCGCGCGACGATGCCATCCTGCGCGTCTTTCTTTACCAGGGAGCGATCATCGGCCTCGTGGGGACCACCCTGGGGTTGATTCTGGGCTATGCGGGGTGCCGCGCCCTCGATGCGTACCAGTTTCCGCTCGACCCGAAGGTTTACTTCATCTCGCGCATCCCCGTCCTCATTCGACCGAACGAATTCATCATCACGGGTGTCTTCGCCATGGTCATCTGCGTCGTATCCACCCTGTTTCCTGCCCTGTATGCCGCACATTTGCGCCCGGCCGACGGCCTGCGCGCAGAATGA
- a CDS encoding type II toxin-antitoxin system VapC family toxin — protein MRLLLDTHVLIFGIHEPMRLPSGVRAQLAEPENDRFFSIASIWEMAIKISLGKLEFPIDLDEVVDRFILKNSVQLLPIEPEHAMAVASLPWHHRDPFDRLLVAQASAESLTLVSADASFEAYDCTRLWD, from the coding sequence GTGAGACTGCTGCTCGATACTCACGTTCTCATCTTCGGCATCCACGAGCCGATGCGCCTACCGTCTGGTGTTCGTGCTCAACTGGCCGAGCCAGAGAATGATCGCTTCTTCAGCATTGCGAGCATCTGGGAGATGGCCATCAAGATAAGCCTCGGCAAACTTGAGTTTCCCATCGATCTCGACGAAGTCGTGGATCGATTCATCCTGAAGAACAGCGTGCAACTTCTTCCCATCGAACCAGAGCACGCGATGGCCGTCGCTTCGCTACCCTGGCACCATCGCGATCCGTTCGATCGGCTACTCGTCGCACAGGCTTCAGCGGAAAGCCTCACGCTCGTGAGCGCAGACGCCTCTTTCGAGGCGTATGATTGCACCCGACTCTGGGACTGA
- a CDS encoding ABC transporter permease — translation MGYPLSLAIRYMGAKKRAFISVGTAFAMLGVMLGVAALSIVMSVTGGFKDQFREKVLGVNAHVLVLKYSVDFREYREVMQKVEHVKGVIGVDPFIINPMMVTHGERTATGVLLKGVDPELMPKVLDLPKHITAGSLEGMRRPGAAPPERRVDPFFRDGASQAPSPGPADTSTVLDLDAGGAPVNKPFLDMIRDEIAKDDAKLAQPPPQGAEVTPSRPLEGGEPSAAPAGSAGPTGAVEPEGGYKSQLPDSDVLPDEFDPDPCKSPEQIARMPGVVIGKTLAKQLGVGLGDCVEVTSPTIGMAIGASSARPPVAKQFRVIALFEAGFDQYDSKLVYTDLYEAQSFYDQGDSVTGIEMKVDDIDHASAICKEIDKLLANSVYRTMDWMDLNHGLFTALLIQQIGMSVVLGLIIVVAAFTVIATLIMVVLDKKKEIALLKAIGARDDAILRVFLYQGGIIGLVGTTLGLILGYGGCKALAAYGFPLDPKVYFISRLPVLIRPNEFILTGVVALIICLFATLFPALYAARLRPADGLRAE, via the coding sequence ATGGGGTACCCTCTCTCACTGGCCATCCGTTACATGGGCGCGAAGAAGCGCGCATTCATTTCGGTGGGCACGGCTTTCGCGATGCTCGGTGTCATGCTCGGGGTCGCCGCACTCTCCATCGTGATGAGCGTGACGGGCGGCTTCAAGGACCAGTTTCGCGAGAAGGTCCTTGGCGTGAATGCCCACGTGCTCGTCTTGAAATATTCCGTCGATTTTCGCGAGTACCGCGAGGTCATGCAGAAGGTCGAGCACGTCAAAGGCGTGATTGGCGTCGATCCGTTCATCATCAACCCGATGATGGTCACCCACGGCGAGCGCACGGCAACCGGCGTTCTCCTCAAAGGGGTCGACCCCGAGTTGATGCCCAAAGTCCTCGACTTGCCGAAGCACATCACCGCCGGAAGCCTCGAGGGTATGCGGCGCCCGGGTGCCGCGCCCCCAGAGCGGCGCGTGGATCCCTTTTTCCGCGACGGCGCATCGCAAGCGCCTTCGCCCGGCCCGGCCGATACCAGCACGGTGCTGGATCTCGACGCGGGCGGCGCCCCCGTGAACAAGCCGTTCTTGGACATGATCCGCGATGAAATCGCCAAGGACGACGCCAAGCTCGCACAGCCCCCACCGCAGGGGGCGGAAGTGACGCCATCACGCCCATTGGAGGGGGGGGAGCCATCGGCAGCCCCCGCAGGTTCGGCAGGCCCCACCGGCGCCGTGGAACCCGAGGGCGGCTACAAGAGCCAACTCCCCGACTCCGACGTACTCCCCGACGAGTTCGACCCCGATCCCTGCAAGAGCCCCGAGCAAATCGCCCGCATGCCCGGCGTGGTCATCGGAAAAACACTGGCCAAACAGCTCGGCGTCGGCCTCGGCGACTGCGTCGAGGTGACCTCGCCGACCATCGGCATGGCCATCGGCGCCTCCAGCGCCCGCCCACCGGTGGCCAAACAGTTCCGCGTCATCGCGCTCTTCGAGGCGGGGTTCGATCAGTACGACTCGAAGCTCGTCTACACCGATCTGTACGAGGCGCAGTCGTTCTACGACCAAGGCGACAGCGTCACCGGCATCGAGATGAAGGTCGACGACATCGATCATGCGAGCGCCATCTGCAAGGAGATCGACAAGCTCCTCGCCAACAGCGTCTACCGCACCATGGACTGGATGGATCTGAACCACGGCCTCTTCACCGCCCTGCTCATTCAGCAGATCGGCATGAGCGTGGTCCTCGGCCTCATCATCGTGGTCGCAGCCTTCACGGTCATCGCCACCCTCATCATGGTGGTGCTCGACAAAAAGAAGGAAATCGCGCTCCTCAAGGCCATCGGCGCGCGCGACGATGCGATCCTGCGCGTCTTTCTCTACCAGGGCGGCATCATCGGCCTGGTGGGGACGACCCTCGGGTTGATCCTCGGTTACGGCGGCTGCAAGGCGCTCGCGGCGTACGGGTTTCCCCTCGATCCGAAGGTGTACTTCATCTCGCGCCTGCCGGTTCTCATTCGGCCGAACGAATTCATTCTCACCGGCGTCGTGGCACTCATCATCTGCCTCTTTGCCACCCTCTTTCCTGCCCTCTATGCGGCGCGGTTGCGGCCCGCCGACGGGCTCCGAGCCGAGTAG
- a CDS encoding serine/threonine protein kinase: MAEGGDVTAASGAPSKKPDPFVGKTVDGKYFLERVIGEGGMGVVYRGRHKVIDKKVALKILRGDVARDGEITERFLLEARAASTIGNPHIIDIADFGTLPEGPAYIVMEYLDGISLSEALKQQGPMSPPRLVHIARQIAQGLSAAHKAGIVHRDLKPDNVFLVTRGPNADFVKILDFGIAKVGTEASRLTRAGTVFGTPHYMSPEQASGETVDARTDVYALGIILYELASGKVPFDADNMMGILTQHMYRAPAPLRTIVPEFWPSLDAIILKLLAKRSEARYQTMDEVILDLDVLEKKGYPKAAAELAVSGVEGFETPAEYFGSSVPPPLAPPAPSRVPLYIAVAMITTVLLTVIIVFIVRRFDSRANAARAVPSVVTGPTEKFVVLITEPLDAHVSQDGVDLGPQPIVKLREGDSVTVEVSHVGYKTEQVTLDGSEEKRIVRLAPLPPEEPPAPPAKPAPIAQPIRRPTQAAPSGSPASSRPSDVLGDPWRKK, from the coding sequence GTGGCAGAAGGGGGAGACGTGACGGCGGCGTCGGGCGCGCCTTCGAAAAAACCGGACCCGTTCGTTGGGAAGACGGTGGACGGTAAGTACTTCCTGGAGCGCGTGATCGGCGAAGGGGGAATGGGCGTCGTCTACCGTGGGCGCCACAAGGTCATCGACAAGAAAGTCGCATTGAAAATCTTGCGCGGCGACGTGGCGCGAGATGGTGAAATCACCGAGCGCTTTTTGCTCGAGGCGCGCGCCGCCTCCACGATTGGTAATCCGCATATCATCGATATTGCGGATTTCGGGACGCTGCCCGAGGGTCCGGCCTACATCGTGATGGAGTATCTGGACGGCATTAGCCTTTCAGAAGCCCTGAAACAACAGGGCCCGATGTCGCCGCCGCGTCTGGTTCACATCGCACGGCAGATTGCCCAAGGTCTCTCGGCGGCGCACAAAGCGGGCATCGTTCATCGCGATTTGAAGCCCGATAACGTCTTTTTGGTGACCCGCGGTCCCAATGCCGATTTCGTGAAAATTTTGGACTTTGGAATCGCCAAAGTCGGTACCGAGGCGTCGCGATTGACGCGAGCCGGTACGGTGTTCGGGACGCCCCATTACATGTCGCCGGAGCAGGCCTCGGGCGAAACGGTGGATGCGCGCACGGACGTTTATGCGCTGGGCATCATTCTTTACGAGCTGGCGTCGGGCAAGGTGCCCTTCGACGCCGACAACATGATGGGCATTCTCACGCAGCACATGTACCGGGCGCCCGCCCCGCTGCGCACCATCGTGCCGGAGTTTTGGCCGAGCCTCGACGCCATCATTTTGAAGCTGCTCGCGAAGCGCAGCGAGGCGCGTTACCAAACGATGGACGAGGTCATCCTCGACCTCGATGTGCTGGAGAAAAAGGGCTACCCGAAGGCCGCCGCCGAGTTGGCCGTCTCCGGCGTGGAGGGCTTCGAGACGCCTGCCGAATACTTCGGTTCGTCGGTGCCGCCGCCGCTGGCACCGCCCGCACCCTCGCGCGTGCCGCTGTACATCGCGGTGGCGATGATCACGACGGTGCTGCTCACGGTGATCATCGTCTTCATCGTGCGCCGTTTCGACTCGCGCGCCAATGCGGCGCGAGCCGTGCCATCGGTGGTTACCGGTCCCACGGAGAAATTCGTGGTGCTCATCACCGAGCCGCTCGATGCGCACGTGTCCCAAGATGGCGTCGATCTCGGGCCGCAGCCCATCGTGAAGCTGCGCGAAGGTGACAGCGTCACCGTGGAAGTGAGCCATGTCGGCTACAAGACGGAGCAGGTGACCTTGGACGGCTCCGAGGAAAAGCGCATCGTGCGCCTGGCTCCCTTGCCTCCCGAGGAACCGCCCGCGCCGCCGGCGAAGCCCGCGCCGATTGCGCAGCCAATCCGCCGCCCCACGCAGGCCGCCCCCTCGGGCTCGCCCGCATCGTCACGCCCCTCCGACGTGCTCGGCGATCCCTGGCGAAAGAAGTAG